One genomic window of Chitinophagaceae bacterium includes the following:
- a CDS encoding LptE family protein has product MQSNTFSFQQQTDNTIILLFKKLNYLLPCIFLLACSGCGIYSFTGASIDPNVKTYTVHPFANQAQIVVASLANSMTEALRFKFITSTNLKQVESDGDLEFQAVIMSYQVLPVAPQANEIAAVNRLTITVSVEYFNHQDEKQSWTSSFSRYADYDSNKDLAIVQDDLIKDINEQLVDDIFNKAVVNW; this is encoded by the coding sequence TTGCAGAGTAACACGTTTTCATTTCAGCAACAAACAGATAATACGATCATCCTCTTGTTTAAAAAATTGAATTACTTACTGCCTTGTATTTTCCTGCTCGCCTGTTCAGGTTGCGGCATCTATTCTTTTACAGGAGCCTCTATTGATCCCAATGTAAAAACCTATACCGTTCATCCATTTGCTAATCAGGCACAAATTGTTGTGGCTTCCCTTGCTAATTCGATGACGGAAGCATTGCGGTTTAAATTTATTACGAGCACGAATCTGAAGCAGGTGGAAAGTGATGGTGACCTTGAATTCCAGGCTGTGATAATGTCTTATCAGGTGTTGCCGGTGGCTCCCCAGGCCAATGAAATTGCAGCGGTGAACCGGTTAACCATAACTGTTAGTGTGGAGTATTTCAATCATCAGGATGAGAAGCAATCATGGACAAGCTCCTTCTCACGTTATGCGGATTATGACAGCAATAAGGATCTGGCAATTGTACAGGATGATCTCATAAAAGATATCAATGAACAATTGGTGGATGACATTTTTAATAAAGCAGTAGTAAATTGGTGA
- a CDS encoding sigma-54-dependent Fis family transcriptional regulator codes for MEIQSIKQRFAIIGNSPGLNQALSVAILVAPTDLSTLITGESGVGKEVFSQIIHQLSPRKHNPFIAVNCGAIPEGTIDSELFGHEKGSFTGAHEGRKGYFETVNGGTIFLDEIGELPLGTQARLLRVLESQEFIRVGSSKVQKTDVRVIAATNVNLLERVHMGRFREDLYYRLNTVPITVSPLRERKEDIPVLFRKFCIDFAEKYKRSPIQLDEQAKNLLTNYSWPGNVRELKNMAEQVSVLSKEKFVTAHELHAFIPNAPQSNLPMLASSGSHNADFSERELLYKVLFDMRNDINDLKKVVYGLMPADQHHHDDVALKNAEMFADAKPHSDKAIVIDAIHEKPIEVEESLSLMEKEKEMIQRALKKHRQKRRDAARDLGISERTLYRKIKEYKIAE; via the coding sequence GTGGAAATACAATCAATCAAACAGCGCTTCGCAATCATCGGCAATTCTCCTGGACTTAACCAGGCCTTGAGTGTTGCGATTTTGGTGGCGCCAACGGATCTCAGTACCTTAATTACAGGTGAAAGTGGAGTTGGTAAGGAAGTTTTCTCACAGATCATTCATCAACTCAGTCCGCGAAAACACAATCCCTTTATAGCGGTGAATTGTGGTGCCATTCCCGAAGGCACTATCGACTCTGAATTATTTGGACACGAGAAAGGATCATTCACAGGTGCGCACGAAGGAAGAAAGGGTTATTTTGAAACGGTGAATGGTGGTACCATTTTTCTCGATGAAATCGGAGAATTGCCCCTCGGCACTCAAGCCCGTTTATTACGCGTCCTTGAATCGCAGGAGTTCATCAGAGTAGGTTCTTCAAAAGTTCAAAAAACGGATGTCCGTGTAATTGCGGCTACCAATGTAAACTTGTTGGAGCGTGTGCACATGGGTCGCTTTCGTGAGGATTTGTATTATCGGCTCAACACAGTTCCCATTACGGTTTCACCATTGAGAGAACGAAAAGAAGATATCCCAGTGCTCTTTCGTAAGTTTTGTATTGACTTTGCAGAAAAATACAAACGTTCACCCATTCAATTAGATGAGCAGGCAAAGAATTTATTGACTAATTATTCCTGGCCGGGAAATGTTCGCGAATTGAAAAATATGGCGGAACAGGTTTCTGTACTTTCGAAAGAGAAATTTGTAACTGCCCACGAATTGCATGCTTTTATTCCTAATGCACCCCAAAGTAATTTGCCAATGCTTGCATCTTCTGGAAGCCATAATGCTGACTTCTCAGAACGTGAACTTCTTTACAAAGTGTTGTTTGATATGCGCAATGATATCAACGACCTGAAGAAAGTAGTGTACGGACTTATGCCGGCCGACCAACATCACCATGATGATGTTGCTTTAAAGAATGCTGAAATGTTTGCTGATGCCAAACCACATTCTGATAAAGCTATCGTGATAGATGCCATCCATGAGAAACCAATTGAGGTGGAAGAATCATTGTCGCTGATGGAGAAGGAAAAAGAAATGATTCAGCGGGCGCTGAAAAAGCACCGTCAAAAACGCAGAGATGCGGCTCGCGACCTCGGAATCAGCGAAAGAACATTGTACAGGAAAATCAAGGAATACAAAATTGCAGAGTAA
- the miaB gene encoding tRNA (N6-isopentenyl adenosine(37)-C2)-methylthiotransferase MiaB encodes MPVTLDVAAEIHDENRQGEALAVKHPASVSSIRRSFYIESYGCAMNFSDSEIIASILMKDGFAVTENFMEADLVLINTCSIRENAEQRVRQRLTEFKKAKQNNPDTLIGVLGCMAERLKSKFLEEEKIVDIVIGPDAYRDLPLLVAKAEDGHKGVNVLLSREETYADINPVRLNSNGITAFISIMRGCNNMCSFCVVPFTRGRERSRDPQSIIDEATALFVQGYREVTLLGQNVDSYFWKNPASGDTLNFAQLLEQVAKVHPLLRVRFSTSHPKDITDEVVHTMSAYHNICKHIHLPVQSGSSEVLKRMNRTYDRDWYLERINTIRSILPGCGISTDIITGFCGETEKDHAETLSMMEYVKYNLAYMFSYSERPGTPAEKNFTDDVSAETKSRRLSEIVALQHQHQQQIHAGEVGNEYEVLAEGISKRSKDQLFGRTTHNKVIIFPKNNICIGDYVTVRVDAFTSATLMGEVVSSE; translated from the coding sequence ATGCCTGTCACATTAGATGTTGCTGCGGAGATACACGATGAAAACCGTCAGGGTGAAGCCCTTGCGGTAAAGCATCCCGCTTCTGTTTCTTCCATCCGGCGAAGCTTTTATATCGAAAGCTATGGCTGTGCCATGAACTTCAGCGACTCGGAGATCATCGCTTCTATTTTAATGAAAGATGGATTTGCTGTTACAGAAAATTTCATGGAAGCTGATCTTGTGTTGATCAACACCTGTTCCATTCGCGAAAATGCAGAACAACGTGTACGCCAACGCCTGACTGAATTTAAGAAAGCAAAGCAAAATAATCCTGATACGCTAATTGGCGTGTTGGGTTGCATGGCTGAACGTTTAAAATCAAAATTTCTTGAAGAAGAGAAAATAGTGGATATCGTAATCGGACCAGACGCCTACCGTGATTTGCCCTTATTGGTTGCTAAAGCGGAAGACGGTCATAAAGGTGTGAATGTATTATTGTCGCGTGAAGAGACATATGCTGATATTAATCCCGTGAGGCTGAACAGCAATGGTATCACCGCATTTATTTCTATCATGCGCGGTTGCAATAACATGTGTTCTTTTTGCGTGGTGCCTTTTACACGCGGTAGAGAACGCAGTCGTGATCCGCAATCAATAATTGATGAAGCAACTGCATTGTTTGTGCAAGGCTACCGTGAAGTAACATTGCTCGGACAAAATGTCGATTCTTACTTCTGGAAAAACCCCGCAAGCGGTGACACTTTGAATTTTGCACAATTGCTTGAGCAGGTGGCGAAGGTGCATCCATTACTTCGGGTAAGGTTTTCTACTTCTCATCCAAAGGATATTACAGACGAAGTAGTGCATACCATGTCAGCTTACCATAACATCTGTAAGCACATTCACCTGCCTGTTCAATCAGGCAGTTCTGAAGTGTTGAAACGGATGAACAGAACGTATGATCGTGACTGGTATCTCGAACGTATTAATACGATCAGGAGCATTCTTCCGGGCTGTGGAATATCAACCGATATTATCACAGGGTTCTGTGGCGAAACCGAAAAGGATCATGCTGAAACTCTGAGCATGATGGAATATGTAAAATACAATCTCGCTTACATGTTCAGTTACTCCGAGCGACCCGGAACACCTGCGGAGAAGAATTTTACAGATGATGTTTCTGCTGAAACAAAAAGCCGGCGGTTGTCGGAAATTGTGGCGTTACAACATCAGCATCAGCAACAAATTCATGCAGGCGAAGTTGGCAATGAATATGAAGTGCTCGCGGAAGGAATTTCAAAACGTTCCAAAGATCAGTTGTTCGGCAGAACTACACATAATAAGGTCATCATCTTTCCCAAAAACAATATTTGTATTGGCGACTACGTAACAGTGAGAGTGGATGCTTTTACTTCGGCAACGTTGATGGGAGAAGTGGTGAGTAGTGAGTAG
- a CDS encoding T9SS type A sorting domain-containing protein, translated as MKKTITLFSFLLVIGRLSAQTPTWSDKVAAIIYDNCSSCHHEGGIGPFSLMSYDDALTNGYGISTQVAAKLMPPWKANPDYVHFQDERFLSAEEMNTIAEWVNGGLPSGNLADAPAAPVFSSNSQMNEINQTLELPSWTVNTDIDQYRSFVIPAGASAGKYLNQIEYQPGNNAIVHHIVIWADPTNISQSLDDLDPLPGFESNGTMPASFFSSLIGAWAPGTGLFKLPENMGIKIQSNFDYVVEIHYAPGSLDQSDATKINLKFTDYPAIREVFVDAVLEYFFGMTDGPLFVPANTVKTFHEAYDLNGYNVSLIGIFPHMHRVGTSFKSWAESSTGAITPLIDIPQWSFHWQGFYNYQKLVPVFSGSTFWGEATYDNTTNNADNPNNPPMDISAGEHTTDEMMIGFFAYTEYQPGDEDVVLDSTLVSGESNVQLNESSLSIFPNPVCDQLKVEVSLIKSGFAVFELYNVNGSLIRSLPINSLSAGKHTTTIPVSDLSNGMYLLKVQTANGVTTQKFVKE; from the coding sequence ATGAAAAAAACAATTACACTCTTTAGCTTTTTATTGGTTATCGGTCGTTTAAGTGCTCAAACTCCAACCTGGAGCGATAAAGTCGCTGCGATCATTTATGATAACTGCAGCAGTTGTCACCATGAAGGAGGCATCGGACCATTTTCGCTGATGTCGTATGATGATGCACTAACCAATGGTTATGGCATTTCAACACAGGTTGCTGCGAAGCTGATGCCGCCCTGGAAAGCAAATCCTGATTATGTTCATTTTCAGGATGAACGATTTCTTAGTGCAGAAGAAATGAACACCATTGCCGAATGGGTGAATGGTGGATTACCTTCCGGTAATCTCGCCGATGCGCCTGCCGCTCCTGTATTCAGTTCAAACTCACAGATGAATGAAATAAACCAGACGCTTGAATTACCCTCCTGGACGGTAAATACGGATATTGATCAATACCGGAGTTTTGTAATTCCGGCAGGAGCAAGTGCGGGAAAATACCTGAATCAGATTGAATATCAACCCGGCAACAATGCCATTGTGCATCATATTGTGATCTGGGCTGATCCTACCAATATTTCACAAAGCCTTGATGATCTTGATCCGTTACCAGGTTTCGAAAGCAATGGAACCATGCCTGCCAGTTTTTTCTCTTCACTGATAGGCGCCTGGGCACCGGGAACAGGATTGTTCAAGCTACCGGAAAACATGGGCATCAAGATTCAATCAAACTTTGATTATGTGGTGGAGATACATTATGCGCCGGGAAGTTTGGATCAAAGTGACGCGACGAAGATCAATCTGAAGTTTACAGATTATCCTGCCATTCGGGAAGTGTTCGTTGATGCCGTGTTGGAATATTTTTTCGGCATGACAGACGGACCATTATTTGTTCCCGCCAACACGGTCAAAACATTTCATGAAGCCTATGACCTCAACGGATATAATGTTTCATTGATTGGCATATTTCCACACATGCACCGCGTAGGAACATCGTTTAAATCATGGGCTGAAAGCAGCACCGGTGCCATCACGCCACTGATAGATATTCCGCAGTGGAGTTTTCATTGGCAGGGCTTTTATAACTATCAAAAACTTGTGCCGGTATTTAGCGGATCCACATTCTGGGGCGAAGCTACCTACGACAATACCACCAATAATGCTGATAACCCGAATAATCCGCCAATGGATATATCAGCAGGAGAACACACCACCGACGAAATGATGATTGGATTTTTCGCTTACACGGAATATCAGCCGGGCGATGAAGACGTGGTGCTTGATAGTACATTAGTATCAGGCGAAAGTAATGTACAACTCAATGAATCTTCCCTCAGTATTTTTCCAAATCCGGTTTGCGATCAACTCAAAGTGGAAGTTTCGCTGATTAAATCCGGTTTCGCGGTCTTTGAGTTGTATAATGTGAATGGCTCATTGATAAGGTCGTTGCCAATAAATTCATTGAGTGCAGGAAAGCATACAACCACTATTCCCGTCAGTGACCTTTCCAATGGCATGTATTTACTGAAAGTGCAAACTGCAAATGGCGTCACTACACAAAAATTTGTGAAAGAATAA
- a CDS encoding TetR/AcrR family transcriptional regulator: MNDKRTQILIAAEELFAEKGFEATSVRELSKKAGINIAMISYYFGSKEKLFESLVEFRTRFIREKLETLNRDAVLDPFSKIEMAIDLYVDRISTFPHFHKILHHELMLKQRNKMHDAIADILIRNSQEMKKLIYAGQKQGLFRKVDADLLVVSIVGTINQCSMSKTMTGKLLKLGNGSIFDSRPKKRLKNYLKDIVRSYLIIN, from the coding sequence ATGAACGATAAACGAACCCAGATACTGATAGCTGCCGAAGAGTTATTCGCAGAGAAAGGATTTGAAGCCACTTCCGTTCGTGAGCTTTCAAAAAAGGCAGGCATCAATATCGCAATGATCTCGTATTACTTCGGATCAAAAGAAAAGCTTTTTGAATCATTGGTTGAATTCCGCACCCGTTTCATCCGCGAAAAACTGGAAACCCTTAACCGCGATGCGGTGCTGGATCCTTTTTCAAAAATTGAAATGGCCATTGATCTGTATGTCGACAGGATTTCCACCTTCCCGCATTTTCATAAAATACTTCACCATGAGTTAATGCTGAAGCAAAGAAATAAAATGCACGATGCAATAGCCGACATCCTGATAAGAAACTCACAGGAGATGAAAAAGCTAATCTATGCCGGACAAAAACAGGGACTATTCCGTAAAGTGGATGCTGACCTGCTGGTTGTTTCCATTGTTGGAACCATCAATCAATGCAGCATGTCAAAAACGATGACCGGTAAATTATTAAAACTGGGTAACGGCTCAATCTTTGATTCACGGCCCAAAAAAAGATTGAAAAATTATCTGAAAGACATTGTACGTTCCTACCTGATCATTAATTAA
- a CDS encoding TolC family protein — protein sequence MNKSHLSMLSNKLRVNKRIRLMIFFYIAYLVSTTSFAQTLPVLSLQEAVIMGLENSKQLQITQAKAVAADAKNKQTYDLAYPMANLTAGYSRLSDVPAYLIQFPGETEAHELFPVYLNNYQTRLSVNELVFAGLKLKYGKSSADYLNQAAAMDVDKDKDEVAFNIVNAYFNIYKLTKGVVIIDQNLALVKQQIKELQDGEREGITLHNDVVRAQLQQTNFELAAIDATNSLKTAIYDFNLLIGISPPETPTKIDTSSVFQTPTLQTLDQYLQVAAATRSDLESQKTRNLAAMNSLIVEQKDYWPTIFVGGNIYYGNPNVRYIPPVDQFNLTWDIGANLNWNLTTLFTNKHQVAESKAIVLQGKTAYDQLSDVVKSEVYSSYLGYTESTDKLTTLEKALVQATENYNLQNSRYTNSVALFSDLIDAQSYLLLAQINYSIGKADGQVAYYKLLKATGTIQ from the coding sequence ATGAATAAATCACACTTATCCATGCTTAGCAATAAACTGCGTGTAAACAAGAGAATCCGGCTGATGATTTTTTTCTACATCGCGTATCTTGTTTCCACTACTTCATTTGCGCAAACATTACCTGTACTTTCTTTGCAGGAAGCTGTGATAATGGGTTTAGAAAACAGCAAGCAACTGCAAATAACACAGGCAAAAGCCGTAGCAGCAGACGCAAAAAACAAACAGACGTATGACCTTGCTTATCCGATGGCTAACCTTACGGCCGGATACTCCCGGTTGAGCGATGTACCGGCTTATTTGATTCAGTTTCCGGGTGAAACGGAAGCTCATGAATTATTTCCGGTATACCTGAACAATTATCAAACAAGACTTTCAGTGAATGAATTGGTATTTGCCGGACTCAAGTTGAAATACGGTAAGTCATCAGCAGATTATCTTAACCAGGCTGCCGCCATGGATGTAGATAAAGACAAAGATGAAGTGGCATTTAATATTGTGAATGCCTATTTCAATATTTACAAGCTGACGAAAGGTGTGGTGATCATCGATCAAAACCTTGCCCTGGTAAAGCAACAGATCAAAGAATTGCAGGATGGCGAGAGAGAAGGCATAACGTTGCACAATGATGTAGTAAGAGCGCAATTGCAACAAACAAATTTCGAGCTGGCAGCCATTGATGCAACCAATTCATTAAAGACAGCGATTTACGATTTCAACCTTCTGATTGGTATTTCACCTCCCGAAACACCAACAAAGATTGATACAAGCAGCGTTTTTCAAACACCAACGCTGCAGACGCTTGATCAATATCTGCAGGTTGCTGCCGCCACCCGGTCTGATCTTGAGTCGCAGAAAACACGCAACCTCGCTGCGATGAACAGTTTAATTGTAGAACAAAAAGACTACTGGCCGACCATATTTGTAGGCGGAAATATTTATTACGGAAATCCTAATGTTCGTTACATTCCACCTGTAGATCAGTTTAATTTAACGTGGGATATTGGCGCTAACCTCAATTGGAATCTTACTACACTCTTTACCAATAAACACCAGGTAGCAGAAAGCAAAGCAATTGTTTTACAGGGAAAAACCGCATATGATCAACTCAGTGATGTGGTGAAATCAGAAGTCTATTCCAGCTACCTTGGTTATACAGAATCAACGGATAAGCTTACTACATTAGAAAAAGCATTGGTTCAGGCGACTGAAAATTACAATCTCCAGAATTCAAGATACACCAACAGTGTCGCGCTCTTCAGCGATTTGATTGATGCTCAATCGTACCTGCTGCTGGCGCAAATTAATTATTCCATCGGCAAAGCAGATGGTCAGGTAGCTTATTACAAATTGCTGAAAGCAACAGGAACCATTCAATAA
- a CDS encoding HlyD family secretion protein, which produces MSEAKKSRKIVLPVILGIIAIGGIGYGINEYIYSLHHEYTDDAQIDSDISPVVSRVTGYVDSILFEENQHVKKGQVLIRLDDRDLRIKVEQAQAALDNANANVLVAKANVSTTHASNDAAMANIENAKINVWKATQDFVRYQNLLADKSVTQQQYDAVKAEKESAESRLQLAQKQLTTGTVQTNATAQQITVAQSNVTARQADLDYALLQLSYATITAPATGIASKKSVQPGQLVQSGQTLFTVVSDSNVYVVANFKETQLDDMKEGQHVTLKVDAFPKTTIDGSVYSFSPATGAKFSLLPPDNATGNFVKVIQRIPVKIKLTTSKEQLQALRPGMSVKVTVDL; this is translated from the coding sequence ATGTCAGAAGCAAAAAAATCAAGAAAAATAGTGCTACCGGTAATACTTGGAATCATCGCGATTGGCGGTATCGGATATGGCATCAATGAATACATTTATTCACTGCATCATGAATACACTGACGACGCACAAATTGACAGCGATATCAGTCCGGTGGTGAGCAGGGTGACCGGTTATGTAGACAGTATTCTTTTCGAGGAAAATCAACACGTAAAAAAGGGCCAGGTACTAATCAGACTTGATGACCGCGATCTTCGCATTAAAGTAGAACAGGCACAAGCCGCGTTAGACAATGCGAATGCAAATGTTTTGGTTGCTAAAGCAAACGTTTCCACCACGCATGCCAGCAATGATGCAGCAATGGCGAATATTGAAAATGCAAAAATAAACGTGTGGAAAGCGACGCAGGATTTCGTCCGTTATCAAAATTTGCTTGCGGATAAATCTGTCACCCAGCAACAATATGATGCTGTAAAAGCAGAAAAAGAATCTGCTGAATCGCGATTGCAACTTGCGCAAAAGCAGCTTACAACCGGAACGGTACAAACCAATGCAACAGCACAACAAATTACCGTCGCCCAATCTAACGTAACTGCCAGGCAAGCGGATCTTGATTATGCGCTGTTGCAATTGTCCTATGCCACAATTACTGCTCCCGCAACAGGCATTGCATCGAAAAAAAGTGTGCAGCCCGGACAACTTGTGCAATCGGGTCAGACACTTTTCACGGTAGTATCAGATTCCAATGTGTATGTGGTTGCCAATTTTAAAGAAACACAATTGGATGACATGAAGGAGGGACAGCATGTTACCTTGAAAGTGGATGCATTTCCAAAAACTACTATTGATGGATCAGTCTATTCATTCTCTCCTGCTACAGGTGCCAAATTTTCATTGCTTCCACCAGATAATGCAACCGGCAATTTTGTGAAAGTGATACAACGTATTCCGGTAAAAATAAAATTAACAACTTCGAAAGAACAGTTGCAGGCTTTGAGACCGGGAATGAGTGTGAAAGTGACGGTTGACTTATAA
- a CDS encoding DHA2 family efflux MFS transporter permease subunit, protein MAEAGFRKWIITLTVILASLLELIDTTVVNVSLPQIMGNLGATLEDVGWVVTAYAVANVIILPMSGWLSLKFGRRNYFIFSIILFTVASFFCGNAHNIWELIAFRFIQGLGGGGLLSTAQAILIETWPKEQLGMATAMFGLGVVVGPTLGPTLGGYITDHFSWPWIFYINIPLGIIATMFTLEYIRGKRDKSMSNQRIDWLGIFLLTVSVGSLQIVLERGESEDWFETPYISVLAITAVIGLVSFVWQELSMPNPVVDIRILKNRSFSIGILLTFILGFGLFGSVFIFPIFAQNLLGFSAQQTGEMLIPGGLATIFMMPMVGVFLRKGVPPQIMATIGFVLFFVFTELLRQSTLASGWNDFIIPLIIRGMGLSLLFVPLTTLALSGLQGKDIAQGTGLNNMMRQLGGSFGIAIITTMLHLRQGYHRNILLENVNAYDPAFTERFNNLVHSFTVRGFSMIDAQQAAYKAIEGAVVKQTYLLSYLDGFYFVGIFFLFCIPLLFLQPLRPKGGSIVVDAH, encoded by the coding sequence ATGGCTGAAGCAGGCTTCCGGAAATGGATCATTACACTAACTGTGATTCTCGCATCATTGCTTGAACTCATTGATACTACGGTGGTAAATGTTTCGCTTCCGCAAATCATGGGTAACCTTGGTGCAACACTCGAAGATGTGGGTTGGGTGGTTACAGCATATGCCGTGGCGAATGTGATAATTCTTCCGATGTCGGGTTGGCTTTCCCTGAAATTCGGGAGAAGGAATTATTTCATTTTCTCCATCATACTTTTTACTGTCGCGTCTTTCTTTTGTGGCAATGCCCACAACATCTGGGAACTCATTGCTTTCCGGTTCATACAGGGATTAGGCGGTGGCGGATTGCTATCCACAGCGCAAGCCATATTGATTGAAACATGGCCAAAAGAACAATTGGGAATGGCAACAGCGATGTTTGGATTAGGTGTGGTTGTAGGTCCAACACTCGGACCAACACTGGGCGGTTATATCACCGACCATTTTTCATGGCCGTGGATTTTTTATATCAATATTCCATTGGGAATTATTGCCACTATGTTTACGCTGGAATATATCAGGGGTAAACGGGATAAGTCGATGTCCAATCAACGCATTGACTGGCTTGGCATATTTCTGTTGACCGTAAGTGTTGGATCGTTGCAAATAGTTTTAGAACGTGGTGAAAGCGAGGATTGGTTTGAGACGCCTTACATTTCAGTGCTGGCCATAACAGCAGTTATCGGATTGGTGTCTTTTGTGTGGCAGGAACTCAGCATGCCAAATCCCGTAGTAGACATCAGGATTCTAAAAAACAGGAGTTTTTCCATTGGTATTTTGTTAACTTTTATACTTGGTTTTGGACTGTTCGGTTCCGTCTTCATCTTTCCAATATTTGCGCAAAACCTTTTAGGATTCAGTGCGCAGCAAACTGGAGAAATGCTTATTCCCGGTGGATTGGCCACCATATTTATGATGCCGATGGTAGGTGTTTTTTTACGAAAAGGTGTGCCTCCGCAAATCATGGCAACGATAGGATTTGTATTATTTTTTGTGTTTACCGAATTGTTACGACAATCTACGCTGGCTTCAGGCTGGAATGATTTTATTATTCCCTTGATTATTCGTGGAATGGGGTTGAGCTTATTATTTGTGCCACTTACCACACTTGCGCTTTCCGGTTTGCAGGGAAAAGATATTGCGCAGGGAACAGGACTGAATAACATGATGCGCCAACTTGGAGGTTCATTCGGCATTGCCATCATCACCACCATGCTGCATCTGCGCCAGGGTTATCATCGCAATATTCTATTGGAGAATGTAAACGCGTATGATCCTGCCTTCACAGAACGTTTTAATAACCTTGTTCACAGCTTTACAGTGAGGGGTTTTTCAATGATAGATGCGCAGCAAGCTGCTTATAAAGCTATTGAAGGTGCGGTAGTGAAACAAACGTACCTGCTCTCCTATCTTGATGGATTTTATTTTGTGGGCATCTTCTTTTTGTTCTGTATTCCTTTGTTGTTTCTGCAACCACTCAGACCAAAGGGAGGTAGTATTGTGGTAGATGCGCATTGA
- a CDS encoding Gfo/Idh/MocA family oxidoreductase — protein sequence MNKIETGLIGFGTGGRIFHAPFIVGSDKFTLKKINTTNAAAVLIAQSQYPNTEIVETADAIFTDEFIELVIIATPNTSHLPLAKKALLAGKHVIVEKPFTLTVAEADELIALARQQQKIITVHHNRRWDSDFQTIKKIVDGKLLGTLVEYEAHFDRFRNVLKENSWRETELPGSGILYDLGSHLIDQALCLFGMPEELFANMQVQRPGGKSIDQFELLLFYSGLKVTLKAGMLVREPLPHFILSGTQGSFVKYGMDVQEAALKEGHTPFNSSDWGVEPESIWGMINTDVNGNHQQGKVESERGDYAAFFENVYGAILSNEPLIVTPEQARDTIKIIELAMISNSEGRICKVG from the coding sequence ATGAACAAAATTGAAACAGGTCTGATCGGCTTCGGCACAGGTGGACGGATTTTTCATGCACCTTTTATTGTGGGTTCAGATAAATTCACACTGAAAAAAATTAACACTACCAATGCGGCTGCTGTCTTAATTGCTCAGTCACAATATCCCAACACAGAAATTGTAGAAACAGCAGATGCAATTTTTACGGATGAGTTTATTGAGCTGGTCATCATCGCTACTCCAAATACTTCACATCTCCCACTTGCAAAAAAGGCATTGCTGGCCGGCAAGCATGTGATTGTTGAAAAACCATTTACGCTTACGGTTGCGGAAGCAGATGAATTAATAGCACTTGCAAGGCAACAACAAAAAATAATCACCGTGCATCATAACCGGAGGTGGGACAGTGATTTTCAAACCATAAAAAAAATAGTTGATGGAAAACTTTTGGGAACGCTGGTGGAGTACGAAGCGCATTTCGACCGGTTCAGAAATGTGCTGAAAGAAAATTCATGGCGTGAAACGGAACTGCCCGGCTCCGGAATTCTGTATGATCTTGGATCACATTTAATTGATCAGGCACTTTGTTTATTCGGAATGCCGGAAGAGCTATTTGCGAATATGCAGGTACAACGTCCGGGAGGAAAATCAATTGATCAATTTGAATTGCTGTTGTTTTATTCCGGGTTGAAAGTAACGCTGAAGGCGGGCATGCTGGTAAGAGAGCCGTTGCCACATTTCATCTTATCAGGAACACAAGGATCGTTTGTGAAGTATGGGATGGATGTGCAGGAAGCAGCCTTAAAAGAAGGACACACACCTTTCAACAGCTCGGATTGGGGCGTAGAACCGGAATCAATTTGGGGAATGATTAATACGGATGTGAATGGGAATCACCAACAGGGAAAAGTTGAAAGTGAACGAGGTGATTATGCTGCATTTTTTGAAAATGTATATGGTGCTATTCTATCTAATGAGCCTTTGATAGTTACTCCGGAACAAGCAAGAGATACGATAAAGATTATTGAATTGGCAATGATAAGCAATTCGGAAGGGAGAATTTGTAAGGTGGGCTAA